The following are encoded together in the Juglans microcarpa x Juglans regia isolate MS1-56 chromosome 2D, Jm3101_v1.0, whole genome shotgun sequence genome:
- the LOC121250655 gene encoding uridylate kinase → MAISTSFVPLLSSVSICSSSSSSSSSSWSSSFSSLTPFKLHYPAWMLSNRSSNGRLVIQCSSSEISPTPDAMNMRQPQVSSMASFGVTMNDFGSSKPSYKWRRVLLKVSGEALAGDGMQNIDPKITMSIAREVAAVTRLGIEVAIVVGGGNIFRGSSWAGSSGLDRSSADYIGMLATVMNAIFLQATMESIGIPTRVQTAFRMSEVAEPYIRRRAVRHLEKGRVVIFAAGTGNPFFTTDTAAALRCAEISAEVVLKATNVDGVYDDDPRRNPNARLLDTLAYNEVTSKHLSVMDMTAITLCEENNIPVVVFNLSKTGNISRAIKGEKVGTLIGGTWNSMVART, encoded by the exons ATGGCAATCTCCACCTCCTTCGTTCCCCTTCTTTCTTCCGTTAGCATTTGttcctcttcctcatcttcGTCTTCGTCATCATGGTCGTCTTCTTTCTCATCTCTGACCCCTTTCAAGCTCCATTACCCTGCTTGGATGTTGAGTAATAGGAGCTCAAATGGGCGGTTAGTTATTCAGTGTTCTTCTTCTGAAATATCTCCCACACCAGACGCCATGAATATGAG GCAGCCTCAGGTGTCATCTATGGCTTCCTTTGGAGTGACAATGAATGATTTTGGCAGTTCCAAACCATCATATAAATGGCGAAGAGTATTGCTCAAAGTGAGTGGAGAAGCACTTGCAGGAGATGGCATGCAAAATATAGATCCGAAG ATTACAATGTCCATTGCAAGGGAAGTTGCAGCTGTGACTCGCCTTGGCATTGAG GTTGCGATTGTTGTTGGAGGGGGGAACATCTTCCGTGGGTCATCCTGGGCAGGAAGTAGTGGCCTGGACCGTTCGTCTGCTGATTACATTGG gatgtTAGCAACTGTTATGAATGCAATATTTCTTCAAGCGACAATGGAGAGTATTGGCATCCCTACTCGGGTGCAGACTGCTTTTCGTATGTCTGAAGTTGCAGAGCCATATATACGTCGAAGGGCTGTGAGGCATTTGGAAAAAGGAAGGGTTGTGATTTTTGCAGCTGGAACTGGAAATCCATTCTTCACTACAGACACTGCTGCGGCCCTGCGTTGTGCGGAAA TTAGTGCAGAGGTTGTGCTGAAAGCTACAAATGTTGATGGGGTCTATGATGATGACCCAAGGCGTAACCCAAATGCTCGTCTTCTTGATACTCTAGCTTACAATGAGGTGACTTCCAAACACCTCTCAGTGATGGACATGACAGCCATTACCTTGTGCGAGGAAAATAACATTCCAG TTGTTGTCTTCAATCTAAGCAAAACGGGTAACATCTCAAGAGCCATAAAGGGAGAGAAGGTTGGCACATTGATTGGAGGGACATGGAACTCAATGGTGGCAAGGACATGA
- the LOC121250685 gene encoding protein MKS1: protein MNQPDPRQPPQTPKKEIHLQGPRPPPLKVSKDSHKIKKPPPHPPPRAPPHTQQQQQQLQQPVIIYAVSPKVIHATVSDFMSIVQRLTGPYSSSISPSGAGELSPAARIASIEKTSPSERERDRAGNAAAVMGMVEGEGIVELGQAHPGILSPAPATLAPIPEGFFSPVNEPHNFPMFHDLSPFWHNGFTASPSGLLSAPLISPSPSSIDLFNNFLDF from the coding sequence ATGAACCAGCCGGACCCAAGACAGCCGCCGCAGACGCCCAAGAAAGAGATCCACCTCCAAGGCCCCCGTCCTCCTCCTCTCAAAGTCAGCAAAGACTCACACAAGATCAAGAAGCCTCCCCCACACCCGCCGCCCAGAGCTCCGCCCCATACccaacaacaacagcaacaactGCAGCAGCCTGTTATTATCTACGCCGTCTCTCCCAAGGTCATCCACGCCACCGTCTCCGACTTCATGTCCATCGTCCAGCGCCTCACCGGCCCGTATTCTTCGTCTATATCTCCGTCCGGCGCCGGAGAACTCTCTCCCGCTGCGAGGATCGCCTCCATCGAGAAAACCAGTCcgtcggagagagagagagaccgagccgGCAACGCTGCTGCGGTTATGGGTATGGTGGAAGGAGAGGGAATAGTAGAACTGGGTCAGGCTCATCCAGGGATATTATCTCCTGCGCCGGCGACTTTGGCTCCAATTCCCGAGGGTTTCTTCTCTCCAGTAAATGAACCGCACAACTTTCCTATGTTCCACGATCTTAGTCCGTTTTGGCATAATGGGTTCACGGCGAGTCCTTCGGGGTTGCTGTCGGCTCCTTTGATTTCTCCATCTCCTTCTTCGATAGACTTATTCAACAATTTTTTGGACTTTTAA